One Euwallacea similis isolate ESF13 chromosome 26, ESF131.1, whole genome shotgun sequence genomic window carries:
- the LOC136417147 gene encoding uncharacterized protein: protein MTRLLPAVLLLYCFQILVAEAVNPDVLLNLDQLIKKHGYPVELHEVITDDGYILNLYRIPHGLNKESSNLKNKSAILMVHGQGGAPHNYVALGKKNAPAYYFADRGFDVWLFCARGVECQNPRKHQKFDWNKHPIYWNFNAEHIGVHDLAASIDVVLNKTGQDKIFHLGHSVGLAYFYILMSERPEYNDKIKLNVNYAPLVIMKEIDYPLIQGIFFFSNVIKNIYGMIGMYETVPPSMNVLLSDLLRKMCHDPQWFRMCKALLSCYGSSLSVLIEDEVVEFAWYAVPRLSIIQLTHFMDNLNRGDFRKYDYGPQKNLAKYGKALPPTYNLSSCTVPNAFFWGQTDYLTMPEDIQATQALLPNVILDYKVGPKFVHLDFLFAKNATRMVYQPTVKLLNDFDAAQDPEIELNILEKIKLHGYPVEVHKIITEDDYVLVSYRIPYSLRRSPTKKPRTPVILVHGMGGSPEVFLFLRSQLSIPYYLADRGFDVWLLAARGVPNILGDEKHLKYDWNKDDEYWLYSLHEIAIYDLAGNIDYILNLTGQPKVSIIGHSAGGNEVYSLISEKPEYNKKIHIIISWGSSPILKRIDYPVCHITNTISDFLKTLIKRFDSAELLPIVYKVLRPFAKAICTDPEFKKVCIILTGVIGSHRSYIIDNEIVHLLWSIIPRVSSQQVVHFLDNYTNGTFRKFNFGPKKNLKMYGQPDPPHYNLSAVEVPGVFFIADGDSYIQLKDIQEASLQLPNVVKIYKVSYDRFTHLDYIVSKNACDLVYEPTYRILRDIDRGIVPPPIKVLRKG from the exons GATCAACTGATAAAAAAACACGGATACCCAGTGGAACTTCACGAGGTCATCACTGATGACGGCTATATCTTAAACTTGTATAGAATTCCTCATGGACTGAACAAAGAATCcagcaatttgaaaaacaaaagtgcaattttaatGGTGCACGGCCAAGGCGGCGCCCCTCACAACTATGTAGCTCTAGGTAAGAAGAATGCCCCTGCTTACTACTTCGCTGATCGGGGCTTTGATGTTTGGTTGTTTTGCGCCCGTGGGGTTGAATGCCAGAATCCTCGCAAACACCAAAAATTCGATTGGAATAAACATCCGATTTACTGGAACTTCAACGCTGAGCATATCGGTGTACATGACCTGGCAGCCAGCATTGATGTAGTGCTTAATAAGACGGGCCAAGACAAGATCTTCCACTTGGGTCATTCTGTAGGGCTTGCAtacttttacattttaatgtcGGAAAGGCCCGAATACAACgacaaaatcaaattaaatgttaattacgCCCCCTTGGTGATAATGAAGGAAATTGACTACCCTCTAATACAAGGGATATTCTTTTTCTCTAACGTGATCAAG AATATCTATGGAATGATAGGAATGTACGAGACGGTACCACCATCAATGAACGTGCTGCTCAGCGATCTACTGAGGAAAATGTGTCATGACCCGCAATGGTTCAGGATGTGTAAAGCGTTGCTCTCGTGTTACGGTTCCTCTCTTTCAGTATTAATAGAAGAC GAGGTGGTCGAATTCGCTTGGTACGCTGTGCCGCGTTTGTCCATAATACAGCTAACTCACTTTATGGACAATTTAAACagag GTGACTTCCGGAAATACGACTATGGTCCTCAGAAAAACTTGGCAAAATACGGGAAAGCCTTACCTCCAACTTATAATCTCTCCTCCTGTACCGTTCCAAACGCCTTCTTCTGGGGTCAAACAGATTATCTCACCATGCCTGAG GACATTCAAGCCACTCAGGCGTTGCTTCCTAATGTGATTCTGGATTATAAAGTGGGGCCGAAGTTTGTACACCTCGACTTTCTCTTTGCTAAAAATGCCACTCGTATGGTCTACCAGCCAACAGTGAAGCTGCTCAACGATTTCGATGCCGCTCAAG ATCCTGAAATAGAACTAAATATA CtagagaaaataaaacttcatGGGTACCCAGTAGAAGTTCACAAAATAATAACTGAAGATGACTACGTTTTGGTCTCCTACCGCATTCCTTACAGCTTAAGGCGCTCTCCAACAAAAAAGCCGAGAACTCCAGTTATATTAGTCCACGGCATGGGTGGTTCTCCCGaggtgtttttgtttttaaggaGTCAATTATCCATCCCTTATTATTTAGCCGACAGAGGGTTTGATGTATGGTTGCTTGCTGCAAGAGGAGTTCCCAACATCCTTGGAGACGAGAAACATCTTAAATATGACTGGAATAAGGATGATGAGTACTGGCTATACAG CTTACATGAAATTGCGATCTACGACTTGGCAGGAAATATTGATTACATACTAAATCTCACGGGCCAGCCAAAGGTTTCCATAATAGGACACTCGGCTGGAGGGAACGAGGTCTATAGCCTAATTTCCGAGAAACCTGAGTATAATAAAAAGATTCACATTATTATTAGCTGGGGCAGTTCGCCCATTCTGAAGAGAATTGACTACCCCGTGTGTCATATAACCAATACAATATCCGATTTTCTCAAG aCACTAATAAAACGATTTGACTCGGCCGAATTGCTTCCGATTGTGTATAAGGTATTACGCCCATTCGCGAAGGCTATATGCACGGATCcagaattcaaaaaagtgTGCATCATCTTGACCGGAGTCATTGGCAGCCACCGGTCATATATAATAGACAACGAG ATTGTTCACCTACTTTGGAGCATTATACCTAGAGTGTCTTCTCAACAAGTGGTACACTTTTTGGACAACTATACGAACGGAACCTTTAGGAAATTTAACTTTGGAccgaagaaaaatttgaaaatgtatggCCAACCAGATCCTCCCCATTATAACCTATCGGCTGTCGAGGTGCCTGGAGTGTTCTTCATCGCCGATGGTGATTCATATATTCAATTGAAG GATATACAAGAGGCATCTCTACAACTGCCAAATGTAGTCAAAATCTACAAGGTGTCTTATGACAGATTCACACACTTAGACTACATTGTATCGAAAAACGCATGTGATCTGGTATACGAGCCGACCTACAGGATTCTCAGGGACATCGACCGGGGCATAGTACCTCCTCCAATCAAGGTCCTTCGCAAAGGTTAA